A window of Argopecten irradians isolate NY chromosome 1, Ai_NY, whole genome shotgun sequence contains these coding sequences:
- the LOC138304814 gene encoding uncharacterized protein, with protein MSMVSINAKMSSTSVKLILILCVAGCFGSLKEATLDQYDNQWHDLVTFVYQKIDGMERMLTEKDKHVEQLRSDLVYQKNEITQLRQKVVSLEREMVYKDTMVDRLEGRVTDVEMYINDTVPYKTKSTGFANVNTDFNLLGDKIPDNYQSLANATANTLHNQDSFHLSVNQTHESLLRQNEKTSSRSRVSQKTSKQNISKAAIPRMFHKRITPSSQSPGQRVAFHSSLATDRKYHEDNTVVYDHEKLDHGNGYNPSDGIYTVPESGTYVITWTSLCYGNQQFQTVLAVNGAYAGSSWTDAEEVNDVHQTTAVVVVALHQGDRVLIRMGSTYGHGNILSRTNFGESTFSGWKLDG; from the exons ATGTCAATGGTTTCAATTAACGCCAAAATGTCCTCTACCTCTGTGAagttgattttaattttgtgcGTAGCTGGTTGTTTTGGGTCACTAAAGGAAGCAACCCTTGACCAATACGATAATCAATGGCATGACCTTGTGACCTTTGTGTACCAGAAAATTGACGGAATGGAACGTATGTTGACCGAAAAAGACAAGCATGTAGAACAGCTAAGATCAGACTTGGTTTACCAGAAGAATGAAATCACCCAGCTTAGACAAAAAGTGGTTTCTCTCGAGCGTGAAATGGTATACAAAGACACCATggttgatagattggaaggcaGGGTGACAGATGTGGAAATGTATATCAATGACACTGTCccatataaaacaaaatcaactgGATTTGCAAATGTGAACACGGATTTTAATCTATTGGGAGATAAAATTCCAGATAATTATCAATCTCTCGCAAATGCAACTGCTAACACTCTTCACAATCAGGACTCATTTCATCTTTCCGTCAACCAAACTCACGAATCATTGCTTCGTCAAAATGAAAAGACTTCCTCTAGATCCAGAGTCTCTCAGAAAACTAGTAAGCAGAATATTTCCAAGGCGGCAATTCCAAGAATGTTTCATAAAC GTATCACCCCATCTAGTCAGTCTCCAGGACAACGCGTTGCGTTCCACTCCAGCCTAGCTACAGACCGGAAATACCACGAGGATAATACAGTGGTCTACGATCACGAGAAACTGGACCATGGAAACGGCTACAATCCTTCAGACGGTATATATACCGTGCCGGAATCTGGAACTTACGTAATTACGTGGACGTCACTTTGTTATGGGAACCAGCAATTCCAAACCGTCCTGGCGGTGAATGGAGCGTACGCGGGATCGTCGTGGACGGATGCTGAGGAAGTAAACGACGTCCACCAAACGACGGCTGTTGTTGTTGTCGCCTTACATCAGGGAGATAGGGTCCTGATCCGTATGGGAAGTACCTATGGACACGGAAACATTCTTAGCCGAACAAACTTTGGAGAATCTACCTTCTCAGGATGGAAACTGGATGGATAA